A window of Sulfurimonas gotlandica GD1 contains these coding sequences:
- a CDS encoding HobA family DNA replication regulator, producing the protein MQDFAQWSLDVIREDGASLSWLEEQRFDWTNPLSLALEQILNGKTIILITDEKRKWLETYILSSINAMNLDRPLLPIVSMDSLYQHYKHVSGGEMIDVVEDMISLSYKDDYFFWYIGKGDDKRADIAKRKDNSYFWIFDEEFHNGFTLKSYDPIIDIKLLQLYKLFDASLNATIFGEVDVGS; encoded by the coding sequence ATGCAGGATTTTGCACAGTGGAGTTTGGATGTTATTCGAGAAGATGGAGCATCCCTTAGTTGGTTAGAAGAGCAAAGATTTGACTGGACTAACCCTCTATCCTTAGCTCTAGAGCAGATTTTAAACGGTAAAACTATTATTCTTATAACTGATGAAAAAAGAAAATGGTTGGAGACGTATATCTTATCTTCAATCAATGCTATGAATCTTGATAGACCGCTATTACCAATTGTAAGCATGGATAGCCTTTACCAACACTATAAACACGTTAGTGGTGGAGAGATGATAGACGTAGTTGAAGATATGATTTCACTCTCTTACAAAGATGATTACTTCTTTTGGTATATAGGAAAGGGTGATGACAAAAGAGCTGACATTGCTAAAAGGAAAGATAACAGCTATTTTTGGATTTTTGATGAAGAGTTTCACAATGGTTTTACATTGAAATCTTACGACCCAATTATAGATATCAAACTTTTACAACTTTATAAACTTTTTGACGCGTCGCTTAATGCTACAATATTTGGAGAAGTGGATGTTGGATCCTGA
- a CDS encoding DNA polymerase III subunit delta' has product MLDPDTIKGHILISSDIEAEVEKLKLLLKSNRVVAFVQEKFLIEHAKAVVAEAYISESKTKYIILGALEFNAVSQNSLLKVLEEPPRNIEFIIISPTKSNLLPTVRSRLPIIKGQLSQIEKECELNLARLDYDAVFSFLKTNSRITRNEAKATVEALYNRATVVDMLILSQKQLDNFDMAYRLLELNSRPQSVLALILMGFIDAN; this is encoded by the coding sequence ATGTTGGATCCTGATACTATAAAAGGGCATATTTTAATCTCCAGTGATATTGAAGCTGAGGTTGAAAAGCTAAAACTGTTGCTAAAATCAAACAGAGTTGTTGCTTTTGTGCAAGAGAAGTTTCTTATTGAACATGCAAAAGCTGTTGTAGCAGAAGCTTACATAAGTGAATCTAAAACTAAGTATATTATTTTAGGCGCTTTAGAGTTTAATGCAGTCTCTCAAAACTCTCTTTTAAAAGTTTTAGAAGAGCCGCCAAGAAATATAGAATTTATAATAATCTCCCCAACAAAATCAAATCTTCTTCCAACAGTTCGCTCTAGACTTCCAATAATAAAAGGTCAATTGTCACAAATTGAGAAAGAGTGTGAACTTAACCTTGCCAGATTGGATTATGATGCTGTATTTTCATTTTTAAAAACAAATTCTAGAATTACAAGAAATGAAGCGAAGGCAACAGTTGAAGCTCTTTACAATAGAGCAACAGTCGTGGATATGTTAATCCTTTCTCAAAAGCAACTGGATAACTTTGATATGGCATATAGACTTTTAGAGTTGAACTCAAGACCGCAGAGTGTTTTAGCACTTATTCTTATGGGATTTATAGATGCAAATTGA